In the Muricauda sp. MAR_2010_75 genome, one interval contains:
- a CDS encoding ubiquinol-cytochrome c reductase iron-sulfur subunit → MHRKDFIKQFGYLIAVLPASSALLGSCAGLYYASFVEEGGVLRVSKGEFQQVKGGKQIERDFVVIQSDSMRYPIGIFKTQNSNYLASLMQCTHRGCELNIGGGIFNCPCHGSEFDRSGRVLEGPAEENLKSFETTADNENIYVHGS, encoded by the coding sequence GTGCATAGAAAAGATTTTATTAAACAATTTGGATATCTGATAGCAGTCCTGCCAGCTTCCTCCGCTTTACTCGGTAGTTGCGCAGGCCTGTATTATGCATCCTTCGTTGAAGAAGGGGGAGTGCTACGAGTTTCAAAGGGGGAGTTTCAACAGGTGAAAGGGGGAAAGCAGATTGAACGTGATTTTGTGGTCATCCAGAGCGATTCCATGCGATACCCCATCGGAATATTCAAAACACAAAACAGTAATTATCTGGCCAGTTTGATGCAATGTACCCATAGGGGCTGTGAACTCAACATTGGCGGCGGCATATTCAACTGTCCATGTCATGGCAGTGAGTTCGACCGTTCAGGCAGGGTTTTAGAAGGGCCGGCCGAAGAAAACCTAAAATCATTTGAAACAACCGCCGATAATGAAAATATCTATGTGCATGGTTCGTAA
- a CDS encoding sodium:calcium antiporter encodes MNIWPWVLVLGLAAWAAHWGADRLLTPLKLLRKQWGLTASAGAAFLALVTASPEVAINITSAARDVSDIGLGNLLGSNIISIPLMVTIAYFASRKQFKNNKEHQEHLDKNILALNKRSVSVLSLPYLGIIALVAILTLPKPWRGLQPVDGWIMLAAYAAFLTHAIIKGKEKGKKVEWNKKQVWLSIAGAFAIAVGAFFIVKATENIVSALNISEIVGGLFITGIMTTAPEIFKTWSVVKGGEVTAGTTSVIADNAVTMTVAFFPLALVTTPIEDFELFWVNLAFVGLMPLLYTLFVHQSKELHGFSRWQIFVFDAAYIVYLLVMVFYVLKLF; translated from the coding sequence ATGAACATATGGCCATGGGTACTCGTTTTGGGCCTAGCGGCCTGGGCAGCACACTGGGGTGCGGATCGATTGTTGACTCCTTTAAAGTTGCTCCGCAAGCAATGGGGGCTTACCGCATCCGCTGGAGCCGCTTTTCTTGCCCTTGTAACGGCCAGTCCTGAAGTTGCCATCAATATAACCAGTGCGGCACGGGACGTTTCCGATATTGGCCTGGGCAACTTATTGGGTTCCAATATTATTTCCATTCCCTTGATGGTGACCATAGCTTATTTTGCTTCCAGGAAACAATTCAAGAACAACAAGGAACATCAAGAACATCTTGATAAAAACATTCTGGCGTTGAACAAACGTTCGGTTTCCGTACTGTCCCTTCCTTATCTGGGCATTATCGCCCTTGTGGCCATTTTAACTCTGCCAAAGCCCTGGCGTGGCCTGCAACCTGTGGACGGGTGGATTATGCTGGCGGCCTATGCTGCGTTCTTGACCCACGCAATCATAAAAGGCAAGGAAAAGGGCAAAAAAGTAGAATGGAACAAAAAACAGGTCTGGTTATCGATTGCCGGGGCCTTTGCGATAGCAGTTGGCGCTTTTTTCATAGTGAAGGCGACCGAAAATATTGTTTCTGCCCTAAATATTTCTGAAATCGTGGGAGGCCTTTTCATCACGGGCATAATGACCACGGCACCGGAAATATTCAAGACCTGGAGCGTGGTAAAAGGGGGCGAGGTGACAGCGGGCACCACCAGTGTTATTGCAGACAATGCCGTAACGATGACGGTGGCATTTTTTCCGCTGGCTTTGGTAACCACCCCCATTGAGGACTTTGAACTGTTCTGGGTCAACCTGGCCTTTGTCGGGCTTATGCCACTGCTTTACACACTATTTGTGCATCAAAGCAAGGAACTGCACGGTTTCTCTCGTTGGCAGATTTTTGTATTTGATGCGGCATATATAGTTTATTTACTGGTCATGGTTTTTTACGTGTTGAAACTTTTTTGA
- a CDS encoding cation diffusion facilitator family transporter has protein sequence MERNPNAISRIGLKTTLVGILISALLALIKGLGGVFGHSYALIADAIESGADVLTSALLWAGLRWSSRPPDENHPYGHGKIEALVAVGIAIALTIAGGIIIRDSIDHILVPHKTPAPFTLFILVFVVLTKEALYRYVMKTGDEINSSAVKADAFHHRSDAITSIAAFIGISIALIGGEGFEIADDFAALIAAGIILFNAYKIARSSVRELLDEAVEPEFRNEVIRLAEAVPEVVRVERCHSRKMGTAFHIDMHIWIDGELTVTEGHDIAHKVKERLFRSYSEILDVHIHIEPSKERNVKMTEL, from the coding sequence TTGGAAAGGAATCCAAATGCCATATCCCGAATAGGACTCAAAACTACCCTCGTAGGTATTTTGATCAGTGCATTATTGGCATTGATCAAAGGTTTGGGCGGGGTGTTCGGGCATTCTTATGCCCTTATTGCCGATGCGATCGAATCCGGGGCGGATGTGCTGACATCCGCACTATTATGGGCCGGGTTGAGATGGTCGTCAAGGCCACCGGATGAAAACCATCCCTACGGACACGGTAAGATAGAGGCCCTGGTGGCGGTGGGTATTGCCATAGCCCTAACCATTGCAGGTGGTATAATCATAAGGGACAGCATCGACCATATTCTGGTACCCCACAAAACTCCTGCACCCTTCACACTCTTCATACTGGTATTTGTTGTCCTCACGAAAGAGGCGTTGTATCGCTATGTCATGAAAACAGGTGATGAAATCAATAGTTCGGCCGTCAAGGCCGATGCATTTCACCATAGGAGTGATGCCATTACGTCGATAGCCGCTTTTATAGGGATTTCCATAGCATTGATCGGTGGCGAAGGGTTTGAGATAGCGGATGATTTCGCGGCACTCATTGCAGCGGGCATTATTCTGTTCAATGCCTATAAAATAGCTAGGTCATCGGTAAGGGAGTTGCTGGACGAAGCTGTGGAGCCCGAATTTCGAAATGAGGTTATCCGACTGGCCGAAGCCGTTCCTGAAGTGGTAAGGGTAGAGCGCTGCCATTCCCGAAAGATGGGAACGGCCTTTCATATCGATATGCATATTTGGATCGATGGGGAATTAACTGTGACCGAGGGCCATGATATTGCACACAAAGTAAAGGAGAGATTGTTCAGGTCATATTCCGAGATACTTGACGTGCACATCCATATCGAACCTAGCAAAGAGAGAAATGTTAAAATGACAGAATTATGA
- a CDS encoding universal stress protein — translation MKDKGILIPVDFTQVSENAVSYAIGLAQKLKSKLVFVHAYSVAYPSGTPIGMATMAHNVTDTTASQEKLNKEKLDKFLRGFPELDKLEFQAIVGFGATVDVISGLAKEMNTSLVVMGTKGTASGFDEIFIGTVTEKVTQKAPCPVLAVPEDASYTAYKRIGVAVDTDSMDNRIDFEILSRLLQNYNAQLHFVHIADKQERVPEKAFIRERFGKLLVPKQWFFTVIEEDKPEEGIDEFLTETPIDLLVLLYREHGFFEALFKKGLRKKMLYASKAPLLIVK, via the coding sequence ATGAAAGATAAAGGAATTTTAATACCCGTAGATTTCACACAGGTTTCAGAAAATGCGGTGAGCTACGCAATTGGGCTAGCACAAAAATTGAAATCAAAACTGGTTTTTGTCCACGCCTATTCAGTGGCATATCCATCCGGTACGCCCATCGGGATGGCAACTATGGCACACAATGTAACAGATACCACAGCATCACAAGAAAAACTCAATAAAGAAAAATTGGATAAGTTTCTAAGAGGCTTTCCTGAACTGGACAAGTTGGAATTTCAAGCAATTGTCGGTTTCGGGGCAACGGTCGATGTGATTTCTGGCCTGGCTAAGGAAATGAATACCAGTCTTGTCGTTATGGGTACCAAGGGCACGGCTTCGGGATTTGATGAAATTTTTATTGGAACCGTTACCGAAAAGGTGACACAAAAGGCGCCTTGTCCAGTACTGGCCGTACCTGAAGATGCCAGCTATACTGCATATAAGCGTATCGGGGTCGCAGTGGATACGGATAGTATGGATAATAGAATAGATTTTGAAATATTGTCCAGATTATTGCAAAACTATAATGCACAGTTGCACTTTGTACATATAGCGGACAAACAGGAAAGAGTGCCGGAGAAAGCATTTATTCGTGAAAGATTTGGCAAACTTCTTGTACCTAAGCAATGGTTCTTTACAGTTATCGAGGAAGACAAACCCGAAGAGGGTATCGATGAATTTTTGACTGAAACCCCAATAGACCTATTGGTTTTGCTTTACAGGGAACACGGATTTTTTGAGGCACTTTTCAAAAAGGGGCTAAGAAAAAAAATGCTGTATGCCTCCAAGGCCCCACTGCTGATAGTTAAGTAG
- the lpdA gene encoding dihydrolipoyl dehydrogenase, with the protein MEKYDITIIGSGPGGYMCAIRAAQLGFKVAIIERYSTLGGTCLNVGCIPSKAWLEASEHYHKLKHQFEDFGIDVKEANVDIVKMNQRVQDVVGEIINGVAYLMKKNKVTVYEGHGNIKDKNTIEIKGEDKTQTIETDKMVIATGSKPASLPNIEIDKKRIISSTEALALKEIPKHLMVVGGGVIGVEIGSVFARLGSKVSIVEYFDGLIYTMDKSVGHQLYRSLRKQDIEFYLEHKVTKAVAADDKVTLTAQNRKDDKEMQLEGDYCLMAIGRKPFTSGLGLANVGVETNEKGQIKVDDNLETNVKGVYAIGDVVRGAMLAHKASEEGVFVAERIAGQKPHINYSLIPNIVYTQPEVAGVGLTEEELKEAGRAIKTGTFPFKANARAKISMDTDGFIKVIADKETDEILGVHMIGPRIADSYTEAVVAMEFRAAAEDIARMSHGHPTFSETFKEACLAATEDRALHI; encoded by the coding sequence ATGGAAAAATATGATATAACAATTATTGGTTCCGGTCCAGGTGGCTACATGTGTGCCATACGTGCTGCACAACTGGGCTTTAAAGTGGCCATAATCGAAAGGTACAGTACCCTTGGCGGCACTTGCCTTAACGTGGGTTGTATCCCTTCAAAAGCCTGGCTGGAAGCATCGGAACATTACCACAAGCTCAAACACCAATTCGAGGATTTCGGCATTGATGTCAAGGAGGCGAATGTAGATATTGTAAAAATGAACCAAAGGGTTCAAGACGTCGTGGGGGAAATCATCAACGGGGTAGCCTACCTGATGAAAAAGAACAAGGTTACCGTTTATGAAGGCCACGGAAACATCAAGGACAAAAACACCATTGAAATTAAGGGCGAGGACAAAACACAAACCATAGAAACCGATAAAATGGTCATCGCCACCGGGTCAAAACCTGCATCCTTGCCCAACATAGAAATAGATAAAAAAAGGATTATTTCCTCTACGGAAGCGCTTGCCCTTAAAGAAATCCCCAAACACTTGATGGTCGTTGGAGGTGGTGTCATTGGGGTCGAGATAGGTTCGGTTTTCGCCAGGTTAGGTTCAAAGGTTTCCATCGTAGAGTATTTTGATGGGCTTATTTATACAATGGACAAATCCGTAGGGCATCAATTGTACAGGTCCCTAAGAAAACAAGATATCGAGTTCTATCTGGAACACAAGGTCACAAAAGCTGTGGCAGCAGATGATAAAGTAACCCTTACGGCACAGAACAGGAAAGACGACAAGGAAATGCAGTTGGAAGGCGACTATTGCCTGATGGCCATTGGGAGAAAACCTTTTACATCAGGCTTGGGCCTTGCAAACGTGGGAGTGGAAACCAACGAAAAAGGACAAATAAAAGTAGACGATAACCTGGAAACCAATGTAAAAGGGGTCTATGCCATTGGAGATGTAGTCCGAGGTGCGATGCTCGCCCATAAGGCCAGTGAAGAAGGTGTTTTTGTGGCCGAACGCATTGCGGGACAAAAGCCGCACATCAATTATTCCCTCATACCAAACATTGTCTATACACAGCCCGAAGTAGCCGGCGTGGGACTTACCGAAGAGGAACTTAAAGAAGCAGGAAGGGCTATAAAAACGGGCACGTTTCCCTTTAAGGCCAATGCACGGGCCAAGATAAGTATGGACACCGATGGCTTTATAAAAGTGATTGCAGACAAGGAAACCGATGAAATTTTGGGCGTTCATATGATAGGTCCGCGCATAGCCGATAGTTATACGGAAGCTGTCGTGGCGATGGAATTCAGGGCAGCGGCAGAGGATATTGCCAGAATGTCCCACGGACACCCCACATTTTCAGAAACCTTTAAGGAAGCCTGCTTGGCTGCTACCGAAGACAGGGCGTTGCATATATAA
- a CDS encoding cation transporter yields MSTINKSTFKVSQMDCPSEEQMIRMKLESNPQIKYLDFDIPNRKLDVYHQGNAQEINVELGALKLGEKLLGTEKAEAPNTEDETKQKKILWWVLYINFGFFVIEMTTGWISSSMGLIADSLDMLADSIVYALSLFAVGGAISRKKKVAKFSGYFQMALALLGFSEVVRRFLSSSETPLFQWMIIVSIFALIGNLVSLWLINKAKSKEAHMQASAIFTSNDIIVNGGVILAGVLVYFLDSKWPDLVIGGIVFAFVMRGAIRILKLSK; encoded by the coding sequence ATGTCCACTATAAACAAAAGCACTTTTAAGGTAAGTCAAATGGATTGCCCTTCAGAAGAACAGATGATACGGATGAAACTGGAGTCAAATCCTCAAATCAAATATCTGGACTTTGACATTCCGAATAGGAAATTAGATGTGTACCATCAAGGGAATGCCCAAGAAATAAACGTGGAATTGGGTGCATTAAAGTTGGGGGAAAAACTTTTGGGAACAGAAAAGGCGGAAGCACCTAATACTGAAGATGAGACCAAACAAAAGAAGATACTCTGGTGGGTCTTGTACATCAATTTTGGTTTTTTTGTTATCGAAATGACTACGGGTTGGATTTCTTCCTCGATGGGTCTAATTGCCGATTCACTGGATATGCTGGCCGATTCCATTGTATATGCATTGAGCCTTTTTGCCGTAGGCGGCGCTATTTCCAGAAAAAAGAAAGTGGCGAAATTCAGTGGCTATTTTCAGATGGCGTTGGCCCTGCTGGGATTTTCGGAAGTCGTGAGAAGGTTTTTGAGTAGTAGCGAAACCCCTTTGTTCCAATGGATGATTATCGTTTCCATTTTCGCCCTTATCGGCAACCTCGTTTCCCTATGGTTGATAAACAAGGCCAAAAGCAAGGAAGCGCATATGCAGGCAAGTGCCATCTTTACCTCAAACGACATTATTGTGAACGGCGGGGTAATACTGGCAGGGGTGCTGGTTTATTTTTTAGACAGTAAATGGCCCGATTTGGTCATAGGCGGTATTGTATTTGCCTTTGTGATGCGTGGGGCCATTAGAATTTTAAAATTGTCCAAATAA
- a CDS encoding ArsR family transcriptional regulator, with the protein MLALAGNETRLKILFWLNEEGELCPCDFADILEMSGGSG; encoded by the coding sequence GTGCTAGCCCTGGCCGGTAACGAAACTCGGTTAAAGATACTTTTCTGGTTGAACGAGGAAGGTGAGCTTTGTCCCTGTGATTTTGCCGATATACTTGAAATGAGCGGTGGAAGCGGATGA
- a CDS encoding di-heme oxidoredictase family protein produces the protein MSKIIHFFIGLSLIALFGCENLGPEEPMEFELLDGPLDGLSLSEQQLFLAGDIAFNDDVFTVEKGLGPLFVGTSCASCHSGDGKGHPFNQLIRFGNNDLNLPSMLSFGDGRNQIQNKAIPGFEPETVPEGFPFSILVAPAVTGLGLLDAVPDANILALADPSDANQDGISGRPHYNIPPEFTKIRNNSVPQGNNYIFRFGKKAGSYDLLHQSVSAYNQDIGITSLYDPIDPFSGLEEDLEISTQTLNDVVFYLKTLKAPIPRNQTDPDVIAGKELFESVQCAVCHTPTLTTGFSPIESLSFKEFHPYSDLLLHDGRASSIEEAIELHGGEADNSKAQYLSLTPKEKSQLIKFINSL, from the coding sequence ATGTCTAAAATCATTCATTTCTTTATTGGCCTGTCTTTAATCGCTCTATTTGGCTGTGAAAATTTGGGTCCGGAAGAACCTATGGAATTTGAGCTGTTGGACGGGCCATTGGACGGATTGTCCTTAAGCGAGCAACAACTGTTTTTAGCAGGGGATATAGCTTTTAACGATGATGTTTTCACGGTTGAAAAAGGTCTTGGCCCCTTGTTTGTTGGCACCAGCTGTGCAAGTTGCCATTCAGGGGATGGCAAGGGTCATCCTTTCAATCAACTAATCAGATTCGGTAACAATGACTTGAACTTACCCTCGATGTTATCCTTCGGTGATGGCAGGAACCAAATTCAAAATAAAGCCATACCGGGTTTTGAACCGGAGACCGTGCCTGAAGGCTTCCCATTTTCCATTTTGGTCGCTCCGGCGGTAACGGGATTGGGTTTGTTGGATGCTGTCCCTGACGCGAATATTTTGGCTCTCGCAGACCCTTCTGATGCAAATCAAGACGGTATTAGTGGAAGACCTCACTACAATATTCCTCCTGAATTCACCAAGATTCGGAATAATAGTGTTCCCCAGGGCAACAATTATATCTTCAGGTTTGGAAAGAAAGCGGGTAGTTATGATTTGTTGCACCAAAGCGTCAGCGCATATAACCAGGACATAGGGATTACATCTCTTTATGACCCCATTGACCCGTTCAGTGGACTTGAAGAGGATCTTGAAATTAGTACCCAAACCTTGAACGATGTCGTTTTCTACCTTAAAACCTTAAAAGCACCAATTCCCAGAAATCAAACAGACCCCGATGTCATTGCTGGAAAAGAACTCTTTGAATCGGTACAATGTGCTGTCTGTCACACACCCACGTTGACCACAGGATTTTCCCCAATTGAATCGTTATCCTTTAAGGAATTTCATCCCTACTCGGATTTGTTGTTACATGATGGAAGGGCTTCGAGTATTGAGGAGGCCATTGAATTGCACGGCGGTGAGGCCGATAATTCAAAAGCCCAGTATTTGTCCCTGACCCCAAAAGAAAAATCACAACTGATAAAATTCATTAATTCCCTATAA
- a CDS encoding efflux RND transporter periplasmic adaptor subunit: MEADERSIYSQSSHIPGRVERLMVNFTGEYIKQGQIIAYIYSPDLVTAQEELFEARKVADTQPQFFNAAKEKLKNWKLSDNQIAQILQSGTVKEELPIHADVSGYVTEKMVNLGDYVNKGKALYQIANLNSVWVLFDIYESDMPWVRKGDEVVFTIPSLPGENFKGRISYIDPVINPMTRVAKARIEIGNAGLRLKPEMFASGTVKAKQPIASEAITIPKSAVMWTGERSVVYIKNTTSNGVNFVLRDVTLGPSLGNGFIVKEGLQEGDEIAVNGTFSIDAAAQLAGKPSMMNPEGGPAMTGHNHGGMKMGDDKGTGGSDHSDMDMGDVKQESKTDHSDMDQRIAATGIFQNQLKQVLSAYLELKDALVNDNAAKSNAAAKKVLSALEHVDMKQLTDKKAHDHWMTISKEISNSANSISKKSDIKAQRDHFKHLSAHLSKGVKLFGVDQKIYEQFCPMADNNKGAYWLSTTKEIKNPYFGEAMLTCGEITDEM; this comes from the coding sequence GTGGAAGCGGATGAACGATCGATCTATTCCCAATCTTCCCATATTCCCGGGAGGGTGGAACGGCTAATGGTCAATTTTACAGGGGAGTACATCAAGCAGGGGCAGATCATCGCCTATATTTATTCCCCTGACCTGGTCACTGCACAAGAGGAACTTTTTGAAGCAAGAAAGGTGGCGGACACCCAACCGCAGTTTTTTAATGCCGCCAAGGAAAAATTAAAAAACTGGAAGCTTTCCGACAACCAAATCGCACAGATACTTCAATCCGGGACCGTTAAGGAGGAATTGCCGATACATGCCGATGTTTCAGGCTACGTTACCGAAAAAATGGTAAACCTTGGCGACTATGTCAACAAGGGCAAGGCATTATATCAAATTGCCAACCTGAACAGCGTTTGGGTATTGTTCGATATTTATGAGTCCGACATGCCCTGGGTAAGGAAAGGCGACGAAGTGGTCTTTACCATACCCTCCCTCCCGGGCGAAAATTTTAAAGGCAGGATTTCCTATATCGACCCGGTGATCAATCCCATGACTAGGGTTGCCAAGGCCAGAATCGAGATCGGGAACGCCGGTTTAAGGTTAAAGCCGGAAATGTTCGCTTCCGGAACCGTGAAAGCAAAACAGCCCATTGCATCAGAAGCGATAACCATTCCTAAGTCGGCAGTGATGTGGACCGGGGAACGTTCTGTGGTATACATCAAGAATACCACGTCCAATGGGGTGAATTTTGTGTTGCGCGATGTCACCTTGGGACCATCGTTGGGAAATGGTTTCATTGTCAAGGAGGGTCTGCAAGAAGGGGATGAGATCGCGGTAAATGGGACCTTTAGTATCGACGCGGCGGCCCAATTGGCCGGGAAACCGAGCATGATGAATCCTGAAGGTGGGCCCGCCATGACGGGACATAACCACGGAGGAATGAAGATGGGGGATGACAAGGGTACAGGCGGTAGCGATCATTCGGATATGGATATGGGCGATGTCAAACAGGAAAGTAAAACGGACCATTCCGACATGGACCAGCGAATAGCGGCGACAGGGATATTTCAGAACCAATTGAAACAGGTGTTGAGCGCCTACTTGGAGTTAAAGGATGCGCTTGTCAATGATAATGCCGCCAAGTCCAATGCCGCTGCAAAAAAAGTGTTGTCGGCCTTGGAACATGTGGATATGAAACAATTGACGGACAAAAAGGCGCACGACCATTGGATGACGATCTCGAAGGAAATCTCCAATTCGGCGAATTCCATTTCAAAGAAATCGGATATCAAGGCGCAACGCGATCATTTTAAACATCTGTCCGCCCATCTATCCAAAGGTGTCAAGCTTTTTGGGGTCGATCAAAAGATATACGAACAATTTTGCCCGATGGCCGATAACAACAAAGGTGCCTATTGGTTGAGTACGACCAAAGAGATCAAAAACCCCTATTTCGGTGAGGCTATGTTGACCTGTGGTGAAATCACCGATGAAATGTAA
- a CDS encoding Fur family transcriptional regulator yields the protein MNKTEKILSSHGIRPTQMRSKIYRYLRRKQSAVSFSDLKKVFAEKSETNKTANRTTFYRNLKIFEEKGLIHQINDGTGVAKFAISDENVKGKYGSDLHLHFHCTECKKTICLPNKIPEESLPSDYKINDVNLVLKGICVKCKEK from the coding sequence ATGAACAAAACGGAAAAAATATTGTCAAGTCACGGTATTCGCCCTACTCAAATGAGGTCCAAGATATACAGGTATCTGAGAAGGAAGCAAAGTGCCGTGTCCTTTTCCGATTTAAAAAAGGTCTTTGCCGAAAAGAGCGAAACCAATAAGACAGCAAACAGAACGACCTTTTATCGCAACCTTAAGATTTTTGAGGAGAAGGGACTTATTCATCAGATTAATGATGGAACCGGAGTGGCAAAATTTGCAATTTCTGATGAAAACGTTAAAGGTAAATATGGTTCGGATTTACATCTGCATTTTCATTGTACCGAATGTAAGAAAACAATCTGTTTGCCAAATAAAATACCGGAAGAAAGTTTACCAAGTGATTATAAAATAAACGATGTCAACTTGGTATTAAAAGGGATATGCGTGAAATGTAAGGAAAAATAA
- a CDS encoding heavy metal translocating P-type ATPase, with translation MKDKEKHSKDDGHNHDHGGIFGKNTELYFAILSGVTLITGFLLEKFTGVSENIPFWLYIAAYFFGGYFTLKEAIVKISKGGFEIDFLMLVAAAGAAYLGEWAEGALLLFLFSLGHALENYAMGKAKKSIAALTDLAPKTALLKKDDDTVEVGIEELQIGDTIVVRPNSKISADGVIVKGNSSIDQSPITGESVPVDKTPIENPDKEYTAKSDIPDENRVFSGTINGNNTLEIKVIKEAKDSTLNRLVTMVQEAQDQKSPTQLLTDKFERYYVPSVILLVIVLNFAFLVIDETWNESLYRSLAVLVAASPCALAISTPSAVLSGVARAARGGVLIKGGRPLEDLGVLTALAFDKTGTLTEGKPKLTDVESFGSIDKKELLEIAIAVEELSDHPLAKAVVRDGMERLGKDTKIPDADDLEAVQGKGIKANYQGNSIYIGNLELFEDIDKGVPSDVSEKVRALEGEGKTTMLIKRGNEFIGMLGLMDTPREKAKETLAQLKEIGIKKMIMLTGDNQKVADAVAEEIGLTEARGSLLPEEKVEAIKKLAEQENKLAMIGDGVNDAPAMANSTVGIAMGAAGSDVALETADIALMADKLETLPFAIGLSRKAKAIIKQNLWVSLGVVALLIPATIMSWASIGIAVAVHEGSTLVVVVNALRLLAYKK, from the coding sequence ATGAAAGACAAGGAAAAACACAGCAAAGACGATGGCCACAACCACGACCACGGCGGCATCTTCGGCAAAAACACCGAACTCTATTTTGCTATTTTAAGCGGGGTCACACTAATTACGGGTTTCCTATTGGAGAAATTTACCGGGGTTTCAGAAAACATTCCTTTTTGGCTCTATATTGCGGCCTACTTTTTCGGTGGCTATTTTACCTTGAAGGAGGCCATCGTCAAGATTTCCAAGGGCGGATTTGAAATCGATTTCCTGATGCTGGTCGCAGCTGCAGGAGCCGCCTATTTGGGCGAATGGGCAGAAGGTGCCTTGTTGCTGTTCCTGTTTAGTTTGGGTCACGCACTGGAAAACTATGCAATGGGCAAGGCCAAGAAATCCATTGCAGCGTTAACAGACCTTGCGCCTAAAACCGCACTATTAAAGAAGGATGACGATACCGTTGAAGTCGGTATAGAAGAGTTACAGATAGGTGATACTATCGTGGTACGCCCCAACAGTAAAATATCTGCTGATGGTGTTATTGTAAAGGGCAATAGTAGTATAGACCAGTCACCCATTACCGGGGAAAGCGTTCCAGTGGACAAAACACCAATAGAAAATCCCGATAAGGAATATACAGCAAAAAGCGATATTCCCGACGAGAACCGTGTATTTTCAGGAACTATCAATGGCAACAATACCCTCGAAATAAAGGTGATTAAAGAGGCAAAAGATTCTACCCTCAACCGCTTGGTCACTATGGTTCAAGAGGCCCAGGACCAAAAATCGCCCACACAATTATTGACAGACAAGTTTGAGCGGTACTACGTGCCATCGGTAATCTTATTGGTCATAGTATTAAATTTTGCTTTTTTGGTCATCGATGAAACGTGGAATGAAAGCCTGTACCGTTCCCTGGCGGTACTTGTGGCAGCCAGTCCTTGTGCCCTGGCCATTTCTACGCCATCTGCTGTATTGAGTGGTGTGGCAAGAGCAGCACGAGGCGGGGTTTTGATAAAAGGCGGTCGCCCCTTGGAAGACTTAGGGGTACTTACCGCTCTCGCTTTTGACAAAACGGGAACACTTACCGAAGGAAAACCAAAGCTTACCGACGTCGAAAGTTTTGGCAGTATAGATAAAAAGGAACTGTTGGAAATCGCGATTGCGGTTGAGGAACTGAGTGACCATCCCCTGGCAAAGGCTGTTGTAAGGGATGGGATGGAGCGGCTTGGGAAGGACACCAAAATTCCCGATGCCGATGATTTGGAAGCCGTACAGGGCAAGGGCATAAAGGCAAACTATCAAGGGAATTCCATTTACATAGGCAACCTTGAGCTTTTTGAGGATATTGATAAAGGTGTTCCCAGCGATGTATCAGAAAAGGTAAGAGCGCTTGAAGGGGAAGGAAAGACCACGATGCTAATAAAAAGGGGCAATGAATTTATAGGGATGCTGGGGCTAATGGACACGCCACGGGAAAAAGCCAAGGAAACCCTTGCCCAACTAAAGGAAATAGGCATCAAGAAAATGATAATGCTTACCGGCGACAACCAGAAAGTAGCCGACGCTGTAGCCGAGGAAATCGGTTTGACCGAAGCTCGCGGAAGTCTGCTTCCCGAAGAAAAAGTGGAGGCCATCAAAAAACTTGCGGAACAGGAAAATAAACTGGCAATGATAGGTGATGGGGTCAATGATGCCCCTGCTATGGCAAACAGTACCGTTGGTATTGCAATGGGTGCGGCGGGAAGCGACGTGGCTTTAGAGACCGCAGATATAGCACTAATGGCAGACAAACTGGAAACCTTGCCTTTTGCCATCGGTTTGAGCAGAAAAGCGAAGGCGATAATCAAGCAAAACTTATGGGTTAGCTTGGGGGTTGTTGCCCTTTTAATTCCTGCGACCATAATGAGCTGGGCAAGTATCGGCATAGCCGTGGCGGTTCACGAAGGCTCTACGTTGGTAGTGGTGGTCAATGCATTGCGTTTGCTCGCCTATAAAAAATAA